From Bradyrhizobium symbiodeficiens, the proteins below share one genomic window:
- the pcaB gene encoding 3-carboxy-cis,cis-muconate cycloisomerase, with protein MPALSPSTTVLDSMLFRDAFGTPEMRDVFSDIATVARYAEVEVALAKAEARCGVIPQEAADAIAARTDVAGFDFELLRQETDIVGYPILPLVHQMAKQCGEAGRYVHWGATTQDIMDTAVVLQLRAALEIVARDIAELRKILADLSKRYRDTPMAGRTHLQQALPVTFGYKTAIWLAMFDRHAERLAQLKPRVLVGQFAGAAGTLASLGDKGFEVQEALCAELELGVPASTWHVARDGFAEGVNFLALVTGSLGKIALDIMIMASTEFAEVYEPFVKGRGASSTMPQKRNPISSELMLAASKAVRQHAGLMLDAMVQDFERATGPWHAEWMAIPESFVLTAGALHQAKFALAGLIVDEAKMNENLAVSRGLIVAEAVMMGLAPQLGRQEAHDVVYDACRQANEKGMSLADALSADTRVASRIDRATIEALTSPKNYLGLAPAMVDRVLKSATR; from the coding sequence ATGCCCGCCTTGTCCCCCTCCACCACCGTGCTCGATTCCATGCTGTTCCGCGACGCCTTCGGCACGCCTGAGATGCGTGACGTGTTTTCCGACATCGCGACGGTCGCGCGCTATGCCGAGGTCGAGGTGGCGCTGGCGAAGGCGGAAGCCCGATGCGGTGTGATTCCGCAGGAAGCCGCCGACGCGATTGCGGCGCGGACCGACGTCGCAGGGTTCGATTTCGAACTGTTGCGGCAGGAGACCGACATCGTCGGCTATCCGATCCTCCCTCTGGTGCACCAGATGGCGAAGCAGTGCGGTGAGGCCGGCCGCTACGTGCATTGGGGCGCGACCACGCAGGACATCATGGACACCGCCGTGGTGCTGCAGCTCCGTGCCGCGCTGGAGATCGTCGCGCGCGACATCGCCGAGCTGCGCAAGATACTCGCCGATCTCTCGAAGCGATATCGCGACACGCCGATGGCGGGCCGCACCCATCTCCAGCAGGCGCTGCCGGTGACCTTCGGCTACAAGACGGCGATCTGGCTTGCCATGTTCGATCGCCACGCCGAGCGCTTGGCGCAATTGAAGCCGCGCGTGCTGGTCGGCCAGTTCGCTGGCGCTGCCGGCACCTTGGCCTCGCTCGGTGACAAGGGCTTTGAGGTGCAGGAGGCGCTCTGCGCGGAGCTGGAGCTCGGCGTTCCCGCCTCGACCTGGCACGTCGCGCGCGACGGATTTGCGGAAGGCGTGAATTTTCTCGCACTCGTCACGGGGTCGCTCGGCAAGATCGCGCTCGACATCATGATCATGGCCTCGACCGAGTTCGCCGAGGTCTACGAACCGTTCGTCAAGGGACGCGGCGCCTCGTCGACCATGCCGCAGAAGCGCAACCCGATCTCGTCGGAGCTGATGCTTGCGGCGTCCAAGGCGGTGCGCCAGCACGCCGGCCTGATGCTCGACGCCATGGTGCAGGATTTCGAGCGTGCCACGGGCCCCTGGCACGCCGAATGGATGGCGATCCCCGAGAGCTTCGTGCTGACCGCGGGCGCGCTGCACCAGGCGAAGTTCGCACTCGCGGGCCTGATCGTGGACGAGGCGAAGATGAACGAAAATCTCGCCGTCAGCCGCGGCCTGATCGTGGCCGAAGCGGTCATGATGGGGCTCGCACCGCAGCTCGGCCGGCAGGAGGCCCATGACGTGGTCTATGACGCCTGCCGTCAGGCCAACGAAAAGGGCATGAGCCTCGCCGATGCGCTGTCCGCGGACACGCGGGTCGCGAGCCGCATCGATCGTGCCACAATCGAGGCGCTCACCTCACCGAAAAATTACCTGGGGCTCGCGCCCGCCATGGTTGACCGGGTGCTGAAATCGGCAACGCGTTGA
- a CDS encoding permease: protein MSSATALSWFARHELRLAWREWFAMMTGGRRKRTRAAIIGMVCFAALLHLPAWAVIGRFADLQLPLDKSSLIVISATIFLAWTLMLSQAIESVTRVFYARADLDLIMSSPATLANLFSVRIAAIALTVTLIALLFSTPFIDVLVIGGGARWLSAFGVVVVMGLSAAAVAIAVTILLFRLIGPARTRLIAQILAAIIGAGFVIALQVAAIMSYGTLSRFTILTSGSVAAHAPDVDSIWWWPARAAMGDSEALLLLMALALVLLGSVMAIFSHRFADTAIDAAAYGTSGSKRAKERPFRGGSRQQALRRKEFLLLWRDPWLISQTLMQLLYLVPPALLLWRNFADSSAALTLITPVVVMAAGQLAGGLAWLTISGEDAPDLVATAPLTPSSVIRAKIEVVLIAIALIFCPLIAALAFAAPIQAAISAAAIIISAASATAIQLWFRVQARRSQFRRRQTSSRLATFAEAFSSIGWAASAALLLALPIAGLISGLITASLVGITWKFSPKHEQ from the coding sequence ATGAGCTCGGCAACCGCGCTGTCCTGGTTCGCACGCCACGAGCTCCGGCTCGCCTGGCGCGAATGGTTCGCCATGATGACCGGAGGACGGCGCAAGCGGACGCGCGCCGCAATCATCGGCATGGTCTGCTTTGCCGCGCTGTTGCACCTGCCGGCCTGGGCGGTGATCGGCCGTTTCGCCGATCTGCAGCTGCCGCTCGACAAATCCTCGCTGATCGTGATCTCGGCGACGATCTTCCTCGCCTGGACCTTGATGCTGTCGCAGGCGATCGAATCGGTGACGCGGGTATTCTATGCCCGCGCCGATCTCGACCTGATCATGTCCTCGCCGGCGACGCTCGCCAATCTGTTCTCGGTCCGCATCGCCGCGATCGCGCTGACCGTCACCCTGATCGCGCTGCTGTTCTCGACGCCCTTCATCGACGTGCTGGTGATCGGCGGCGGCGCACGCTGGCTCAGCGCATTCGGAGTGGTCGTCGTCATGGGCCTGTCGGCCGCGGCGGTCGCGATTGCCGTCACCATCCTGCTGTTTCGGCTGATAGGCCCGGCGCGGACACGCCTGATCGCCCAGATCCTCGCCGCGATCATCGGCGCCGGCTTCGTGATCGCGCTCCAGGTCGCCGCGATCATGTCCTACGGCACGCTGTCGCGCTTCACCATCCTGACGTCGGGCAGCGTGGCCGCGCATGCCCCCGACGTCGACAGCATCTGGTGGTGGCCGGCGCGGGCGGCGATGGGCGACAGCGAAGCGCTGCTGCTGCTCATGGCGCTCGCCCTGGTGCTGCTCGGAAGCGTCATGGCGATCTTCTCGCACCGCTTTGCCGACACGGCGATCGATGCCGCGGCCTACGGCACCTCCGGCAGCAAGCGCGCGAAGGAGCGCCCGTTCCGCGGCGGATCGCGGCAGCAGGCGCTGCGGCGCAAGGAATTCTTGCTGCTCTGGCGCGATCCCTGGCTGATCTCGCAGACCCTGATGCAGCTGCTCTATCTGGTGCCGCCGGCCTTACTGCTCTGGCGCAATTTTGCCGACAGCTCCGCGGCGCTGACCCTGATTACGCCGGTCGTGGTGATGGCGGCCGGACAGCTCGCCGGCGGGCTGGCCTGGCTGACGATCTCGGGCGAGGACGCCCCCGACCTGGTCGCGACTGCGCCACTGACGCCATCCAGCGTCATCCGCGCCAAGATCGAGGTGGTGCTGATAGCGATCGCTCTCATCTTCTGCCCGCTGATCGCCGCGCTCGCTTTCGCCGCACCGATCCAGGCTGCGATCAGTGCCGCCGCGATTATCATCAGCGCGGCCTCCGCGACCGCGATCCAGCTCTGGTTCCGGGTGCAAGCCCGGCGCAGCCAATTCCGCCGCCGCCAGACCTCGTCGCGGCTGGCCACGTTCGCCGAAGCTTTCTCCTCGATCGGCTGGGCCGCCAGCGCCGCGCTGCTACTTGCTTTGCCGATCGCCGGCCTTATCAGCGGTCTGATCACCGCGAGCCTCGTCGGGATCACCTGGAAGTTCAGCCCGAAACACGAGCAATAG
- a CDS encoding amidohydrolase family protein, with protein sequence MAASGVPANTSGLFVEPREDWLALHQEEIIDPLRPIVDPHHHLWNRGHRYLIEEMAADIASGHNIVATVYVDCRSMYRAHGPEAFRPVGEVEFANGVAAMSASGAYGKAAICAGIVSHANLLLGDAAKGVLEAEIAAGNGRFRGIRHSSAWDEDPVVAGMYANRPKGLLQDQTFRKGFACLAPLKLSFDAWLFHPQIGELTELARAFPDTRIVLDHCGGPAGIGRFAGRREEVFPQWRASIREIAKCENVVVKLGGLAMCLLGYDFHLRERPPSSDELAAAWRPYIETCIEAFGAKRAMFESNFPPDKGQCSYQVIFNAFKRIASSLSEAEKMALFSRTAIDVYRLELPS encoded by the coding sequence ATGGCAGCAAGCGGTGTGCCCGCCAACACGAGCGGGCTGTTCGTCGAGCCGCGCGAGGACTGGCTTGCGCTGCATCAGGAGGAGATCATCGATCCGTTGCGGCCGATCGTCGATCCCCATCACCATCTCTGGAATCGCGGGCACCGCTACCTGATCGAGGAAATGGCGGCCGACATCGCTTCCGGCCACAACATCGTTGCCACCGTCTATGTCGATTGCCGTTCGATGTACCGCGCACATGGGCCCGAAGCTTTCCGGCCGGTCGGCGAAGTCGAGTTCGCCAACGGCGTCGCCGCCATGAGCGCAAGCGGTGCTTACGGCAAGGCGGCGATCTGCGCCGGCATCGTCAGCCACGCCAATCTGCTGCTGGGCGACGCCGCAAAGGGGGTGCTGGAAGCCGAGATCGCTGCGGGCAACGGCCGCTTTCGCGGTATCCGGCATTCCTCGGCCTGGGACGAAGACCCTGTTGTCGCCGGCATGTATGCGAACAGGCCGAAGGGGCTGTTGCAGGACCAGACCTTTCGCAAGGGATTTGCCTGCCTCGCACCACTGAAGCTCAGCTTCGATGCCTGGTTATTCCATCCGCAGATCGGTGAACTCACCGAGCTTGCGCGCGCCTTCCCTGACACCCGGATCGTGCTCGACCATTGCGGCGGTCCGGCTGGAATAGGTCGCTTCGCAGGACGGCGCGAGGAGGTGTTTCCGCAATGGCGCGCCTCGATCCGCGAGATCGCCAAATGCGAGAACGTCGTGGTGAAGCTCGGCGGCCTCGCGATGTGCCTGCTCGGCTACGATTTCCATCTGCGCGAGAGGCCGCCGTCCTCCGACGAGCTTGCCGCGGCCTGGCGGCCCTATATCGAGACCTGCATCGAGGCTTTCGGGGCGAAGCGCGCGATGTTCGAGAGTAATTTCCCGCCGGACAAGGGCCAATGCAGCTACCAGGTGATCTTCAACGCTTTCAAGCGCATCGCGTCGTCCCTGAGCGAGGCCGAGAAGATGGCGCTGTTCTCGCGGACAGCGATCGATGTCTACCGGCTCGAATTGCCGTCATAA
- a CDS encoding winged helix-turn-helix domain-containing tetratricopeptide repeat protein: MQFLFRDHLLDTDRRELSREQVPIAVEPQVFDLVVHLMQNRDRVVSKDELIDKIWHGRSVSESTLTSRINAARKAVGDNGASQALIRTIARKGFRFVGDVEAKDGAIAPEPSHAAWAPRPTLALPERPAIAVLPFTNMSGEAGQDYFSDGISEDIITALSKLRWFFVVARNSSFVYKGRAVHIREVAQELGVRYVVEGSVRRSGERVRISAQLNDVSTGSHLWAERYDRELADIFAVQDEITEAIVAAIEPQLYAAESFRAQQKPPGSLDAWDLVMRALSYHWRSTREDNAAAQGLLEKAVAIDPAYGKALGLLATSHIFGAHMGWADMAATVPIAERAALAAVEADREDAWAHHGLAYTYLFRRRFDDALAEFELALQLNPNFAMAHAFYGVTLCYAGRWQDGDAAARRALRLSPRDPLAAIYCGVAAYARFIGRDYDGAVQMARESMRQRSDFVGAHRVLTAAAGMSGDPALAATALEGLRRAQPEVSLAWITRELPMLRDEDRAHYLEGLRRAGLK; encoded by the coding sequence GTGCAGTTTCTGTTCCGTGACCACCTTCTCGATACCGACCGGCGCGAGCTGAGCCGCGAGCAGGTTCCCATTGCCGTGGAGCCGCAGGTCTTCGATCTCGTCGTCCACCTCATGCAGAACCGCGACCGGGTGGTCAGCAAGGACGAACTGATCGACAAGATCTGGCACGGGCGCAGCGTCTCCGAATCCACCCTGACCAGCCGGATCAACGCGGCGCGGAAGGCCGTCGGCGACAATGGCGCGAGCCAGGCGCTGATCCGCACCATAGCCCGCAAGGGGTTTCGCTTCGTCGGCGATGTCGAGGCCAAGGACGGGGCGATCGCGCCCGAACCTAGTCATGCCGCCTGGGCGCCCCGCCCGACGCTCGCGCTTCCCGAGCGGCCCGCGATCGCCGTGCTGCCCTTCACCAATATGAGCGGCGAAGCCGGGCAAGACTATTTCTCCGACGGCATCAGCGAGGACATCATCACCGCGCTGTCGAAGCTGCGCTGGTTCTTCGTCGTCGCCCGCAACTCCTCCTTCGTCTACAAGGGCCGCGCCGTGCACATCCGCGAGGTCGCGCAGGAGCTCGGGGTGCGCTACGTGGTCGAAGGCAGCGTGCGAAGGAGCGGCGAACGGGTGCGAATCTCGGCCCAACTCAATGACGTCTCGACCGGCAGCCATCTCTGGGCCGAGCGCTACGACCGCGAGCTTGCCGACATCTTCGCCGTGCAGGACGAGATCACTGAGGCGATCGTCGCCGCGATCGAGCCGCAACTCTATGCCGCCGAAAGTTTTCGCGCCCAGCAGAAGCCGCCAGGGAGTCTCGACGCCTGGGACCTCGTGATGCGCGCCTTGTCGTATCACTGGCGCAGCACGCGCGAGGACAATGCCGCCGCGCAAGGTCTGCTCGAAAAAGCCGTCGCGATCGATCCCGCCTATGGCAAGGCGCTGGGCCTGCTCGCGACCAGTCATATCTTCGGCGCACATATGGGCTGGGCCGACATGGCCGCGACCGTGCCGATCGCCGAACGCGCGGCGCTCGCGGCGGTGGAGGCCGATCGTGAGGATGCATGGGCCCATCACGGCCTCGCCTACACCTATCTGTTCCGGCGCCGCTTCGACGATGCGCTCGCCGAGTTCGAGCTGGCGCTGCAGCTCAATCCGAACTTCGCCATGGCTCATGCCTTTTACGGCGTGACGCTGTGCTACGCCGGACGATGGCAGGACGGCGATGCCGCCGCACGCCGCGCGCTGCGGCTCAGTCCGCGCGATCCGCTCGCGGCGATCTATTGCGGGGTTGCGGCCTATGCCCGGTTCATCGGCCGTGACTACGACGGAGCCGTGCAGATGGCGCGGGAGTCGATGCGGCAGCGTAGCGATTTCGTCGGCGCGCACCGCGTTCTGACGGCCGCCGCCGGCATGTCAGGAGATCCGGCGCTCGCAGCGACCGCCCTTGAGGGCCTGCGCCGCGCCCAGCCCGAGGTCTCGCTTGCCTGGATCACGCGCGAGCTGCCGATGCTGCGGGACGAGGATCGTGCGCATTATCTCGAAGGATTGCGGCGCGCGGGATTGAAGTAA
- a CDS encoding aminopeptidase: MTDQRNSTAPIDPVKLDRLAEVAVKVGLGLRPGQDLLLTAPAIALPLVRRIAVHAYKAGAGIVTPILSDEEMTLARYRHGHDNSFDRAANWLYEGMAKAFSDNTARLAIVGDNPMLLSGEDPSKVARASKANSMAYQPALEKIVNFDTNWNIIAYPSLSWAKQVFPDDPEDVAVGKLADAIFAASRVDREDAMGNWASHNAVLRERTNWLNGQRFRALQYSGPGTDLTIGLADGHEWEGGASSAKNGISCNANIPTEEVFTTPHCRRVYGHVVSSKPLSYQGTLIDNIAVRFEDGKIVDAKASRGAEVLNKVLDTDEGARRLGEVALVPHSSPISQSGLLFYNTLFDENAASHIALGQCYSKCFVNGAQLTPQQIAAQGGNQSLIHIDWMIGTAETDIDGILPDGSKVPVFRKGEWAK, encoded by the coding sequence ATGACTGATCAGCGCAATTCCACCGCTCCCATCGATCCCGTGAAGCTCGACCGGCTGGCCGAGGTGGCGGTGAAGGTGGGCCTGGGCTTGCGGCCCGGACAGGATCTTCTTCTGACGGCCCCCGCCATCGCGCTGCCGCTGGTGCGGCGGATCGCCGTGCATGCCTACAAGGCCGGCGCCGGCATCGTGACGCCGATCCTGTCGGACGAGGAGATGACGCTGGCGCGCTATCGCCACGGCCACGACAACAGCTTCGATCGCGCCGCCAACTGGCTCTACGAGGGCATGGCCAAGGCGTTCTCGGACAACACCGCGCGGCTGGCCATCGTCGGCGACAATCCGATGCTGCTGTCGGGCGAAGATCCTTCCAAGGTCGCGCGCGCCAGCAAGGCGAATTCGATGGCCTACCAGCCAGCCCTGGAAAAGATCGTCAATTTCGACACCAACTGGAACATCATCGCCTATCCGAGCCTGTCCTGGGCGAAGCAGGTGTTCCCTGATGATCCCGAGGACGTCGCGGTCGGCAAGCTCGCGGATGCGATCTTCGCAGCGTCTCGCGTCGATCGCGAGGATGCGATGGGCAATTGGGCGAGCCACAATGCGGTGCTGCGCGAGCGCACCAACTGGCTCAACGGCCAGCGCTTTCGCGCGCTGCAATATTCGGGGCCGGGCACCGATCTCACCATCGGTCTTGCCGACGGCCACGAATGGGAGGGCGGCGCCTCGTCCGCCAAGAACGGCATCAGCTGCAACGCCAACATTCCGACCGAAGAGGTCTTCACCACGCCGCATTGCCGCCGCGTCTACGGCCATGTCGTGAGCTCGAAGCCGCTGTCCTATCAGGGCACGCTGATCGACAACATCGCGGTGCGCTTCGAAGACGGCAAGATCGTCGACGCAAAGGCTTCGCGCGGCGCAGAGGTGCTGAACAAGGTGCTCGACACCGACGAGGGCGCCCGGCGCCTCGGCGAAGTGGCGCTGGTGCCGCATTCCTCGCCGATCTCGCAGAGCGGGCTGTTGTTCTACAACACGCTGTTCGACGAGAACGCAGCGTCCCACATCGCGCTCGGCCAGTGCTATTCGAAGTGCTTCGTCAACGGCGCGCAACTCACCCCGCAGCAGATCGCCGCGCAAGGCGGCAACCAGAGCCTGATCCATATCGACTGGATGATCGGCACGGCCGAGACCGATATCGACGGCATCTTGCCCGATGGCAGCAAGGTGCCGGTATTCCGCAAGGGCGAGTGGGCGAAGTAG
- a CDS encoding ABC transporter ATP-binding protein, giving the protein MKPDSSALEVKGLTKRFDRLAVDSLDLTIHAGEFYALVGPNGAGKTTTLRMVAGLLRPDAGAVSIFGIDALENPVAAKQVMAWVSDEPMIYDKLTPLEYLEFVAGLWGIAPSVSEPVAQDLLSSLGLEPHRHERCEGFSKGMRQKVALAGALVHDPRLIILDEPLTGLDAVSARHVKGLLSARVHAGCTVIMTTHILEVAERMADRIGVIASGRLVAEGTLTELRQQNGHADTSLEDLFIALVTLSEAA; this is encoded by the coding sequence ATGAAGCCGGACAGCTCGGCGCTGGAAGTTAAGGGGTTAACGAAGCGTTTTGACCGTCTGGCGGTCGATAGCCTCGATCTCACCATCCACGCCGGCGAATTCTATGCGCTGGTGGGCCCCAACGGCGCCGGCAAGACCACCACTTTGCGCATGGTTGCGGGCCTCTTGCGCCCCGATGCCGGCGCGGTCTCGATCTTCGGCATCGATGCGCTCGAAAACCCCGTCGCCGCCAAGCAGGTGATGGCGTGGGTCTCCGACGAACCGATGATCTACGACAAGCTGACGCCGCTCGAATATCTCGAATTCGTCGCCGGCCTCTGGGGCATCGCCCCGTCGGTCTCGGAGCCGGTCGCGCAGGACCTGCTCTCTTCGCTCGGTCTGGAGCCGCATCGGCACGAGCGTTGCGAAGGCTTTTCCAAGGGCATGCGCCAGAAGGTCGCGCTCGCCGGCGCGCTGGTGCACGACCCCCGCCTCATCATCCTCGACGAGCCGCTGACCGGGCTCGATGCCGTCTCCGCCCGCCACGTCAAGGGACTTCTCAGCGCGCGTGTCCACGCCGGCTGCACCGTCATCATGACCACCCATATTCTCGAGGTCGCCGAGCGCATGGCCGACCGCATCGGAGTGATCGCCTCGGGCCGCCTCGTCGCCGAGGGCACGCTGACCGAGCTGCGCCAGCAGAACGGCCATGCCGACACCAGCCTGGAGGATCTCTTCATCGCGCTGGTGACGCTTTCGGAAGCCGCATGA
- a CDS encoding branched-chain amino acid ABC transporter permease has protein sequence MLDFVQQLVSGVALGCVYGLIALGFVLVYKATEVVNFAQGDLMMLGGFFAFTFIGMMGLNYWIGFAGAVAAMALFGMLAERVVVRPILGYPQFSIIMATIGLGYFLRSIAGMIWGTDDLKIETPFSHGVLRIGSLVLAYDKLSVIAATMILCTLLYLFFNKTTLGTAMRASSENMLAAYYMGIPVKRVVSIVWAISAAVATCAGVLLAPITFIHSNVGLVLGLKAFPAAVLGGFGSIPGAVVGGVLIGVIESMAGFYLPEGWKDVAPYLVLLAVLLLKPEGLFGHHVRKKV, from the coding sequence ATGCTGGATTTCGTTCAGCAGCTGGTCAGCGGTGTTGCGCTCGGCTGCGTCTACGGCCTGATCGCGCTCGGCTTCGTGCTCGTCTACAAGGCCACCGAGGTCGTCAATTTCGCCCAGGGCGACCTGATGATGCTCGGCGGCTTCTTCGCCTTTACCTTCATCGGCATGATGGGCCTGAACTACTGGATCGGCTTTGCCGGTGCGGTGGCCGCAATGGCGCTGTTCGGCATGCTGGCGGAGCGCGTGGTGGTGCGGCCGATCCTCGGCTATCCGCAATTCTCGATCATCATGGCCACCATCGGCCTCGGCTACTTCCTGCGCTCGATCGCCGGCATGATCTGGGGCACCGACGATCTGAAGATCGAGACGCCGTTCAGCCACGGCGTGCTGCGCATCGGCTCGCTGGTGCTCGCCTACGACAAGCTGTCGGTGATCGCGGCGACGATGATCCTGTGCACGCTGCTCTATCTGTTCTTCAACAAGACCACGCTCGGTACTGCGATGCGTGCGAGTTCCGAGAACATGCTGGCGGCCTACTACATGGGCATTCCGGTCAAGCGCGTGGTGTCGATCGTCTGGGCGATCAGCGCGGCGGTCGCCACCTGCGCTGGTGTGCTGCTGGCGCCAATCACCTTCATCCATTCCAATGTCGGCCTCGTGCTCGGCCTGAAGGCGTTTCCCGCGGCCGTGCTCGGGGGGTTCGGCTCGATCCCGGGCGCCGTGGTCGGCGGCGTCCTGATCGGCGTGATCGAGAGCATGGCCGGCTTCTACCTGCCCGAAGGCTGGAAGGATGTCGCGCCATACCTCGTGCTGCTCGCCGTGCTGCTCTTGAAGCCCGAAGGCCTGTTCGGCCACCACGTCCGCAAGAAGGTCTGA
- a CDS encoding NAD(P)H-dependent flavin oxidoreductase — MTSDRLQRFGDRLALPLIAAPMFLVSGVELMVAACRNGVIGSFPTANCRSTEQLDEWLAAIAARLRQHEDQTGRKAAPFCPNLIVHRSNARLAQDLAVLLRHRPEIVITSVGSPASVLKPLHDAGALVLADVASIRHAERAAEAGADGLVLLTAGAGGQTGWLNPFAFVRAVRAFYDGIIVLAGGISDGHALHAAEVLGCDLAYMGTKFIATRESMADERHKRMLVESSADDILLTTAFTGLQTSMLRPSIVAAGLDPDDLPARGAIDISEDIDVAARESRPKRWRDIWSGGHSTSGVTDVLAVDDLVARTATEYREARVRLSP, encoded by the coding sequence GTGACATCCGATCGACTGCAACGCTTCGGCGATCGTCTGGCTCTGCCGCTGATCGCGGCTCCGATGTTCCTGGTGTCGGGCGTCGAGCTCATGGTCGCGGCCTGCCGCAACGGCGTGATCGGCAGCTTCCCCACCGCGAATTGCCGCAGCACGGAGCAGCTCGATGAATGGCTCGCCGCGATCGCGGCGCGGCTGCGCCAGCACGAAGATCAGACCGGCCGCAAGGCGGCACCGTTCTGTCCGAACCTGATCGTGCATCGCTCCAACGCGCGGCTCGCGCAGGATCTCGCCGTGCTGCTGCGGCACAGGCCGGAGATCGTCATCACCTCGGTCGGCTCGCCCGCGTCGGTGTTGAAGCCGCTGCATGACGCCGGCGCGCTGGTGCTGGCGGACGTCGCCTCGATTCGCCACGCCGAACGCGCGGCGGAAGCAGGCGCCGACGGGCTCGTGCTGCTCACGGCGGGCGCGGGCGGCCAGACCGGCTGGCTCAACCCGTTTGCCTTCGTTCGCGCGGTGCGCGCATTCTACGACGGCATCATCGTGCTCGCCGGCGGCATCAGTGACGGCCATGCGCTGCACGCGGCCGAAGTGCTCGGCTGCGATCTCGCCTATATGGGCACGAAATTCATCGCGACGCGCGAGAGCATGGCGGACGAACGCCACAAGCGGATGCTGGTCGAGAGCAGCGCAGACGACATTTTGCTCACCACTGCGTTCACGGGTTTGCAGACCAGCATGCTGAGACCGTCGATCGTGGCCGCCGGCCTCGATCCCGACGATCTCCCGGCACGCGGCGCGATCGACATCTCCGAGGACATCGACGTTGCCGCGCGCGAGAGCCGGCCAAAGCGCTGGCGCGACATCTGGAGCGGCGGGCATTCCACCTCTGGGGTCACCGACGTGCTCGCTGTCGACGATCTCGTCGCGCGGACGGCGACCGAATATCGCGAAGCGAGAGTGCGCCTTTCCCCGTAG
- a CDS encoding MBL fold metallo-hydrolase: MRRLVSAALALFGAFLTPALAQQPQRSECLAMANAAPRATPVAFRPAAGTAEVEITYAGHSTYFIDTPGGLRIATDYSGAYQVGRLPDVVTMNRAHSTHYSLFPDKRIPRVLHGWSEDGKPAIVSERISDTFIRNVTTDIRRYFGDDAGTDMIRDGNSIFIFEVAGLCIGHLGHLHHKLDDSHFAQIGRLDIVMVPIDGTYTMSLDGVSDITKRLRASVVLPMHRFATPLDDFMHRIGQQFEIDRRSGRSFRMSRDALPPKPTVIILDGV; the protein is encoded by the coding sequence ATGCGGCGACTGGTTTCGGCGGCTCTGGCGCTGTTCGGCGCATTCCTGACACCTGCCCTCGCCCAGCAGCCACAGCGCAGCGAGTGCCTGGCGATGGCCAACGCGGCCCCGCGGGCCACGCCGGTTGCGTTTCGGCCGGCAGCCGGCACGGCTGAGGTCGAGATCACCTATGCCGGCCACTCCACCTATTTCATCGACACGCCTGGCGGCTTGCGCATCGCGACCGACTACAGTGGCGCCTACCAGGTGGGACGGCTGCCCGACGTCGTGACCATGAACCGCGCCCACAGCACGCATTACTCCCTGTTCCCCGACAAGCGCATTCCTCGCGTGCTGCATGGCTGGAGTGAGGACGGCAAGCCGGCGATCGTGTCGGAGCGCATCAGTGACACTTTCATCCGCAATGTCACCACCGACATCCGCCGCTATTTCGGCGACGACGCCGGCACCGACATGATCCGCGACGGCAATTCGATCTTCATCTTCGAGGTCGCCGGCCTCTGCATCGGCCATCTCGGCCACCTCCATCACAAGCTTGACGACAGCCATTTCGCCCAGATCGGACGGCTCGATATCGTGATGGTGCCGATCGACGGCACCTACACCATGTCGCTGGACGGTGTTTCCGACATCACCAAGCGGTTGCGCGCCTCGGTGGTGCTGCCCATGCACCGCTTTGCCACCCCGCTCGACGATTTCATGCACCGCATCGGCCAGCAGTTCGAGATCGACCGGCGCTCCGGGCGGTCATTCCGGATGTCACGGGATGCGCTGCCGCCGAAGCCGACGGTGATCATTCTCGACGGGGTCTGA
- a CDS encoding cupin domain-containing protein: MSRSLIEIGSCNVELELRPIEPSWIIEGNPVSRSHILSTSADGTASTIIWQCTEGRFNWYYDIDETIMIMEGSIVLESDGMPPKRYGPGDVIFFRDGAHAKWHVEGHVKKIAFCRKTNPVMIGFLIRVVNKLKKIFAFTGERRPASLLGAG; this comes from the coding sequence ATGTCGCGTTCATTAATTGAAATCGGTAGTTGCAATGTCGAGCTCGAGCTGCGGCCGATCGAGCCGTCCTGGATCATCGAGGGCAACCCCGTGTCGCGCTCGCACATCCTGTCAACCAGTGCCGACGGCACCGCCTCGACCATCATCTGGCAGTGCACCGAAGGCCGCTTCAACTGGTACTACGATATCGACGAGACGATCATGATCATGGAAGGATCGATCGTGCTCGAAAGCGACGGCATGCCGCCAAAGCGCTACGGCCCCGGCGACGTGATCTTCTTCCGCGACGGTGCGCATGCCAAATGGCATGTCGAAGGCCACGTCAAGAAGATCGCCTTCTGCCGCAAGACCAATCCGGTGATGATCGGCTTCCTGATCCGCGTCGTCAACAAGCTGAAGAAGATCTTCGCCTTTACCGGCGAGCGCCGTCCGGCCTCCCTGTTGGGTGCCGGCTAG